In a single window of the Streptacidiphilus sp. P02-A3a genome:
- a CDS encoding YdeI family protein, with product MPTDSGATDSGSTDGPEIIAFESAEDFERWLAEHHDSSTGIWLKLRKKAPGLVALDYPQALDSALCFGWIDGQKRKLDDAFWLQRFTPRRARSRWSKINCDKVAALTEQGRMRPQGLAEVERARADGRWEAAYDSPGNARVPEDLALALAANPAAAEFFATLGGQNRYAVLYRIHEAKRPETRARRIETFVAMLAEGRTLN from the coding sequence ATGCCGACTGACAGCGGCGCGACCGACAGCGGGTCTACCGACGGTCCGGAGATCATCGCGTTCGAGTCCGCCGAGGACTTCGAGCGGTGGCTCGCCGAGCACCACGACTCCTCCACCGGGATCTGGCTGAAGCTCCGGAAGAAGGCGCCGGGCCTGGTCGCGCTCGACTATCCGCAGGCGCTGGATTCGGCGCTCTGCTTCGGCTGGATCGACGGCCAGAAGCGCAAGCTGGACGACGCCTTCTGGTTGCAGCGGTTCACCCCGCGCAGGGCCAGGAGCAGATGGTCGAAGATCAACTGTGACAAGGTCGCCGCGCTGACCGAGCAGGGCCGGATGCGCCCGCAGGGCCTGGCCGAGGTCGAACGCGCCCGGGCGGACGGCCGCTGGGAGGCCGCGTACGACAGTCCGGGCAACGCGCGGGTCCCGGAGGATCTGGCGCTGGCGCTGGCCGCGAACCCGGCCGCGGCCGAGTTCTTCGCCACCCTGGGCGGCCAGAACCGCTACGCGGTCCTCTACCGGATCCACGAGGCCAAGCGCCCGGAGACCCGGGCCCGACGCATCGAGACCTTCGTGGCGATGCTGGCCGAGGGCCGGACGCTCAACTGA
- a CDS encoding YchJ family protein, which translates to MAKARAQRARRAGGQRPEAGRTPTSESPCPCGSGRGYGACCGAFHQGRAAAPSAEALMRSRYSAFAVGDEPYLLRSWHSSTRPGGLGLDPGQHWLRLEILDTEGGSAFHTEGVVEFRAYYRDHGGQDVLHERSRFVREQGAWVYLDGESIDAD; encoded by the coding sequence ATGGCGAAGGCACGGGCACAGCGGGCACGGCGGGCAGGCGGACAGCGACCGGAGGCGGGTCGGACACCGACGTCGGAGAGCCCCTGCCCGTGCGGGTCGGGGCGCGGCTACGGCGCCTGCTGCGGGGCGTTCCACCAGGGCCGGGCCGCCGCGCCCAGCGCCGAGGCGCTGATGCGGTCCCGCTACAGCGCCTTCGCCGTCGGCGACGAGCCGTACCTGCTGCGCAGTTGGCACTCGTCGACCCGGCCCGGCGGGCTGGGGCTGGATCCGGGGCAGCACTGGCTGCGGCTGGAGATCCTGGACACCGAGGGCGGCAGCGCGTTCCACACCGAGGGCGTGGTGGAGTTCCGCGCGTACTACCGTGACCACGGTGGGCAGGACGTGCTGCACGAGCGCAGCCGGTTCGTCCGCGAGCAGGGCGCCTGGGTCTACCTCGACGGGGAGAGCATCGATGCCGACTGA
- a CDS encoding 4'-phosphopantetheinyl transferase superfamily protein — translation MDQELAIPETGVVHLWMRDTAAVPTEPDVLDAEERERAARFVRDSDRERYTASHLLLRRVLAKYAAVPPELLRFTREECPCCSEPHGRPALGGIPGAPHFSLSHAGPLTLIAVASDPVGADVEAHPKASSVANLVSVLHPAEQAELTAAQLDPKAFARLWTRKEAYLKGLGSGLGRDTKLDYVGDRQPGPEGWTLADTPAPPGFSAAIALRAATLHFDTH, via the coding sequence GTGGATCAGGAACTGGCAATACCGGAAACCGGAGTGGTGCATCTGTGGATGCGCGACACCGCCGCCGTCCCGACCGAACCCGACGTGCTCGACGCGGAGGAGCGGGAGCGCGCCGCGCGCTTCGTCCGTGACTCCGACCGCGAACGCTACACCGCCTCCCACCTGCTGCTGCGCCGCGTGCTCGCCAAGTACGCAGCGGTACCACCGGAGTTGCTGCGCTTCACCCGCGAGGAGTGCCCCTGCTGCAGTGAGCCGCACGGCCGCCCGGCCCTCGGCGGCATCCCCGGCGCCCCGCACTTCTCGCTCTCGCACGCCGGACCGCTGACGCTGATCGCGGTGGCGTCCGACCCGGTCGGCGCAGACGTCGAGGCGCACCCGAAGGCGTCCAGCGTGGCCAACCTGGTGAGCGTGCTGCACCCGGCCGAGCAGGCCGAGCTGACCGCCGCGCAACTCGACCCGAAGGCCTTCGCCCGGCTGTGGACCCGGAAGGAGGCCTACCTCAAGGGCCTCGGCTCCGGCCTGGGCCGGGACACCAAACTCGACTACGTCGGCGACCGGCAGCCCGGCCCCGAGGGCTGGACCCTGGCGGACACCCCCGCGCCCCCCGGCTTCTCCGCCGCCATCGCGCTGCGCGCCGCCACCCTCCACTTCGACACCCACTGA